One genomic region from Streptomyces sp. NBC_01304 encodes:
- a CDS encoding ABC transporter substrate-binding protein, producing the protein MSRRTVGHYRLRHPLGQGGMGHVWLADDLDLQIQVALKEIQLPGGLTEDERAQRIARARHEARNAARLRHHPHVATVMGLVEDDGLPWIVMEYVQGATDLDALIREHGPLPPDEVARIGADVLNALTAGHQLDIVHRDVKPANILLAPDHSGRPLARVMLADYGISLRIDPGHTRLTQDGVIGTPGYLAPERIRGAEPSPATDLFSLGVMLYYAAEGTGPFDRAEGLAALAASLLEEPAPLRRVDGPLAEVIAGLLMKDPGQRMPADRTAHLLAAVTAPANSSDPRTPWPATPQPPSPSPAPSPAPGSSTPGQAGPGVGTPGQSGPGFGAPGQGGPGFGAPEQAGPGFGTPAQAFGTPSPAPVMGGPLAPSPEIPGSPGSTGSPGSTGAPTGPLHSPGLDYAGGAHAQNNTPYIPPFPSTPPSPFAPTVPSPAPGRLRSLRSRVLAAALAVALIGGGITTGIVLLQNRDKGGSGNSTDGGSNGGSTEGSNGGSPSANPDQVAVSDKPVVIGTASDSTGPAKAVPGAKRGGTVNVLQSGGIEHLDPARQYYSSEFTAQSLYNRTLTTYKVDPGTGRMTLVGDLATDTGKSSDNGKTWTYTLKDNIRFEDSSLITSKDVRHGIERQYADFALEGPTYLPQWLSGDDYRGKVLPKGPYGGKHLPDSVLETPDDRTVVFHFDRPRAEVPYLMALPTSSPVPQDKDSKAAYDTKPVASGPYKIESYTPGKSLSLVRNSQWDPDTDAVRHNHVDGFEVSLGLSQDEATVRLRAGTGENATAMSWTNVITPAGAAAVQGDPKLKKRSLTAPQPFVRSATINTKRIKDKKVREAIARAFPSGTYLQAYGGKSAGEVTGSLYGPPLEGSADFDPFDKVGKPDGDPAKAKQLLEEADATGKKIVYAYRRDGRDDRAAETVSQALERAGFKVELKPLEVTEFYSEINNPDSTFDLYPTSWSADWPSASTVVSPLFDGSYADKDMTNYAKLKDREVDSRIDQAERIADPDESTKTWAELGRDILTEHIPQVPIFTSRILTVWGPRLGGVKYQGLYGALDPTAVYVKK; encoded by the coding sequence ACCGGCTGCGCCATCCCCTCGGGCAGGGCGGCATGGGCCACGTCTGGCTCGCCGACGACCTGGACCTGCAGATCCAGGTCGCCCTCAAGGAGATCCAGCTGCCCGGCGGCCTCACCGAGGACGAGCGCGCCCAGCGCATCGCCCGCGCCCGGCACGAGGCGCGCAACGCGGCCCGGCTGCGCCACCATCCGCATGTCGCCACCGTCATGGGCCTCGTCGAGGACGACGGACTGCCGTGGATCGTCATGGAGTACGTCCAGGGTGCGACCGACCTCGATGCGCTCATCCGCGAGCACGGCCCGCTGCCCCCCGACGAAGTGGCCCGCATCGGCGCGGACGTCCTCAACGCGCTGACCGCCGGGCATCAGCTGGACATCGTCCACCGGGACGTCAAGCCCGCCAACATCCTGCTGGCACCCGACCATTCGGGCCGCCCCCTCGCCCGGGTGATGCTCGCCGACTACGGCATCTCCCTGCGCATCGACCCCGGCCACACCCGGCTCACCCAGGACGGTGTGATCGGCACCCCGGGCTATCTCGCTCCGGAGCGCATCCGCGGCGCCGAACCCTCGCCCGCCACCGACCTGTTCTCGCTCGGCGTCATGCTCTATTACGCAGCCGAGGGAACCGGCCCCTTCGATCGTGCCGAGGGCCTCGCTGCGCTCGCCGCCTCCCTGCTCGAGGAGCCGGCACCGCTGCGCCGGGTCGACGGTCCGCTCGCGGAGGTCATCGCGGGGCTCCTGATGAAGGATCCCGGGCAGCGCATGCCGGCGGACCGGACCGCCCACCTGCTCGCCGCGGTGACGGCCCCGGCGAATTCCTCCGATCCCAGGACTCCTTGGCCTGCGACACCACAGCCGCCCTCGCCCTCGCCCGCACCATCACCCGCGCCGGGATCCAGCACGCCCGGGCAGGCCGGGCCGGGCGTCGGCACACCTGGCCAGAGCGGGCCCGGCTTCGGCGCACCTGGCCAAGGCGGGCCCGGCTTCGGCGCACCTGAGCAGGCCGGGCCGGGATTCGGAACCCCCGCCCAGGCTTTTGGAACGCCGAGCCCCGCGCCCGTCATGGGCGGACCCCTGGCTCCGTCCCCGGAGATACCCGGGTCCCCTGGATCCACCGGGTCCCCCGGGTCCACTGGAGCCCCCACCGGACCGCTCCACTCCCCCGGCCTGGACTACGCCGGCGGCGCCCACGCCCAGAACAACACCCCCTACATCCCCCCGTTCCCGAGCACTCCGCCGTCCCCCTTCGCCCCCACCGTGCCGAGCCCCGCCCCCGGCCGGCTGCGCAGCCTGCGCTCCCGGGTCCTCGCGGCCGCCCTCGCCGTCGCCCTGATCGGCGGCGGCATCACCACCGGCATCGTCCTGCTCCAGAACCGCGACAAGGGCGGCTCCGGCAACAGCACGGACGGCGGCTCGAACGGCGGCTCAACCGAGGGCTCGAACGGCGGCAGCCCCTCGGCAAACCCCGATCAGGTCGCCGTCAGTGACAAACCCGTGGTCATCGGCACCGCGTCCGACTCCACCGGACCGGCAAAGGCGGTGCCGGGCGCGAAGCGCGGCGGCACGGTCAATGTCCTGCAGAGCGGCGGGATCGAGCATCTCGACCCCGCCCGCCAGTACTACAGCTCCGAGTTCACCGCCCAGAGCCTGTACAACCGCACGCTCACGACATACAAGGTCGACCCCGGGACCGGCCGCATGACCCTGGTCGGCGACCTCGCCACCGACACCGGGAAGTCCTCGGACAACGGCAAGACCTGGACGTACACGCTCAAGGACAACATCCGTTTCGAGGACAGCTCCCTGATCACCTCGAAGGACGTACGCCACGGCATCGAGCGGCAGTACGCGGACTTCGCCCTCGAAGGCCCGACCTATCTGCCGCAGTGGCTGTCCGGAGACGACTACCGCGGCAAGGTCCTGCCCAAGGGCCCGTACGGGGGCAAGCACCTGCCGGACAGCGTTCTGGAGACCCCGGACGACAGGACCGTCGTGTTCCACTTCGACCGGCCGCGCGCCGAGGTGCCGTACCTGATGGCGCTGCCCACTTCGTCCCCGGTGCCACAGGACAAGGACTCCAAGGCGGCGTACGACACGAAGCCGGTGGCCTCGGGACCGTACAAGATCGAAAGCTACACGCCGGGCAAGAGCCTGTCCCTGGTGCGGAACAGCCAGTGGGACCCGGACACCGACGCCGTACGCCACAACCACGTCGACGGGTTCGAGGTGTCCCTCGGTCTGTCCCAGGACGAGGCGACCGTGCGCCTGCGGGCGGGCACCGGCGAGAACGCGACCGCCATGTCCTGGACCAATGTCATCACCCCCGCCGGGGCCGCGGCCGTCCAGGGCGACCCGAAGCTCAAGAAGCGCTCGCTCACCGCACCACAGCCCTTCGTCCGCTCCGCCACCATCAACACCAAGCGCATCAAGGACAAGAAGGTCCGCGAGGCCATCGCCCGTGCCTTCCCGTCCGGGACCTATCTGCAGGCGTACGGCGGCAAGAGCGCGGGCGAGGTCACCGGGTCGCTGTACGGGCCGCCGCTCGAAGGCTCGGCCGATTTCGACCCCTTCGACAAGGTCGGGAAGCCCGACGGCGATCCCGCCAAGGCCAAGCAGCTCCTCGAGGAGGCCGACGCCACGGGAAAGAAGATCGTCTACGCCTACCGCCGCGACGGCCGGGACGACCGGGCCGCCGAGACGGTGAGCCAAGCACTGGAGCGGGCCGGATTCAAGGTGGAGCTCAAGCCGCTGGAAGTCACCGAGTTCTACTCGGAGATCAACAATCCGGACAGCACGTTCGATCTGTACCCGACCTCCTGGTCCGCCGACTGGCCGTCCGCGTCGACCGTGGTGTCACCGCTGTTCGACGGCAGTTACGCCGACAAGGACATGACCAATTACGCGAAGCTCAAGGACCGCGAAGTCGACTCGCGCATCGACCAGGCCGAGCGGATCGCCGACCCGGACGAGTCCACGAAGACGTGGGCCGAGCTGGGCCGGGACATCCTCACCGAGCACATCCCGCAGGTCCCGATCTTCACCTCACGGATCCTCACGGTGTGGGGCCCGCGCCTCGGCGGGGTGAAGTACCAAGGGCTCTACGGGGCTCTCGACCCCACCGCCGTGTACGTCAAGAAGTAG
- a CDS encoding LLM class flavin-dependent oxidoreductase, whose protein sequence is MKQLSTSPRGPLFGAHGSTAVGSAEEVLKRAEQADRAGLDLFTVSDHPYFGDRLDAYAVLGVVLGRTGRITVIDCVTNLPSRPAPMLARTITSLSALSGGRVVLGLGVGGLWDEIVRLGVERLGPGAAVRAFEEAITLVRALSDGGEPVTFDGEFHRVEGLQPAPVPAAPVWTGSVGPKSLAVTGRLADGWFPGHAADWLSERYRTSRPVIDEAAVAAGRDPGDIATVYNLPGAITPTPLARTRDDDGRWVGGSVDQWVEELTGAALEHGASGFVYFAPGGAAPDESALARWAEEIAPAVREATRPGGEVSGVRVHPAGPAPTS, encoded by the coding sequence ATGAAACAGCTGTCCACTTCCCCACGCGGCCCTCTGTTCGGTGCCCACGGCAGCACCGCCGTCGGTTCCGCCGAGGAGGTGCTGAAGCGCGCCGAGCAGGCGGACCGTGCCGGGCTCGACCTGTTCACGGTCTCCGACCACCCCTACTTCGGCGACCGGTTGGACGCGTACGCAGTGCTCGGGGTCGTCCTCGGCCGGACCGGCCGGATCACGGTCATCGACTGCGTCACCAACCTGCCGAGCCGTCCCGCGCCCATGCTGGCCCGCACGATCACCTCGCTCTCCGCGCTCTCCGGCGGCCGGGTGGTGCTCGGGCTCGGGGTCGGCGGGCTGTGGGACGAGATCGTCCGGCTGGGCGTGGAGCGGCTCGGGCCCGGGGCCGCTGTGCGTGCCTTCGAGGAGGCGATCACGCTGGTCAGGGCCCTGTCCGACGGGGGCGAACCGGTCACCTTCGACGGGGAGTTCCACCGGGTCGAGGGCCTGCAGCCTGCCCCGGTTCCGGCCGCGCCCGTGTGGACCGGTTCGGTCGGGCCGAAGTCCCTGGCCGTCACCGGGCGGTTGGCCGACGGCTGGTTCCCCGGGCATGCCGCGGACTGGCTCAGTGAGCGGTATCGCACCTCGCGTCCGGTGATCGACGAGGCGGCGGTGGCGGCGGGCCGCGACCCCGGGGACATCGCCACCGTCTACAACCTGCCCGGCGCCATCACCCCCACCCCGCTCGCCCGTACCCGCGACGACGACGGCCGCTGGGTGGGCGGCTCGGTCGACCAGTGGGTCGAGGAGCTGACCGGCGCGGCCTTGGAGCACGGCGCGTCCGGCTTCGTGTACTTCGCGCCGGGCGGCGCGGCCCCGGACGAGTCGGCGCTCGCCCGCTGGGCGGAGGAGATCGCCCCGGCGGTGCGCGAGGCAACCCGTCCCGGCGGGGAGGTGAGCGGGGTGCGTGTCCACCCGGCCGGTCCGGCGCCTACTTCTTGA